A region from the Tahibacter amnicola genome encodes:
- a CDS encoding DUF488 domain-containing protein: MAIRIVQLGSPRAPGENLRLGTVRRPPRGVPRSEFARRDFYDVWLPALSPSPALVSEGRAATDAAGWNRFARQFRREMKQPEAQQWLSVLAAFSHTTHFSIGCYCEEESHCHRSLLRELLAQHGATIVPLEA, encoded by the coding sequence ATGGCCATCCGAATTGTCCAGCTGGGAAGCCCCCGCGCACCCGGCGAAAACCTGCGCCTGGGCACCGTTCGGCGCCCGCCCCGCGGCGTGCCGCGCAGCGAGTTCGCACGGCGCGACTTCTATGACGTGTGGCTGCCAGCGCTGTCACCTTCGCCCGCGCTGGTGAGCGAAGGGCGGGCAGCCACCGATGCGGCAGGCTGGAACCGGTTTGCACGCCAGTTCCGCCGCGAAATGAAGCAGCCCGAGGCGCAGCAGTGGCTGTCGGTACTCGCCGCATTTTCCCATACAACCCATTTTTCCATCGGCTGCTATTGCGAAGAGGAGTCGCACTGCCATCGCAGCCTGCTGCGGGAACTGCTCGCGCAACACGGCGCCACGATCGTACCGCTGGAAGCGTGA
- a CDS encoding Bax inhibitor-1/YccA family protein gives MHQSAPSFNQVETATRAQFIKAAYTYLGGAIAAFTVLSAIFYATGVGRMMLAFMSASKFVWLGFLGAFMLVGWLATNMADNSDSNQKQTLGLGIYVVAEALIFSPLFALAGMVAPDAIGYAVFVTALLVGGLTWTAFTMKTDFTFLGGFLRVAGMVALGAIIVGAIFGFSLGLGFSALMVLFAGGCVLYDTSQIIHHYPTDRPAGAALHLFASIALMLWYVLRIFISLASSDD, from the coding sequence ATGCATCAATCCGCACCCAGCTTTAACCAGGTCGAGACGGCCACCCGGGCCCAATTCATCAAGGCGGCCTATACCTACCTGGGCGGCGCGATCGCGGCGTTCACGGTGCTGTCGGCGATCTTCTACGCCACCGGCGTCGGTCGCATGATGTTGGCGTTCATGAGTGCCAGCAAGTTCGTGTGGCTGGGCTTCCTCGGCGCCTTCATGCTGGTGGGCTGGCTCGCCACGAACATGGCAGACAACAGCGACAGCAACCAGAAGCAGACGCTGGGTCTTGGCATCTATGTCGTCGCCGAGGCGCTCATCTTCTCGCCACTGTTCGCGCTGGCCGGCATGGTCGCGCCGGACGCCATCGGCTACGCCGTGTTCGTGACGGCGCTCCTGGTCGGCGGCCTGACCTGGACGGCCTTCACCATGAAGACCGACTTCACCTTCCTCGGCGGCTTCCTGCGCGTCGCGGGCATGGTGGCGCTGGGCGCCATCATCGTCGGTGCGATCTTCGGCTTCTCGCTGGGCCTGGGCTTCTCCGCCCTGATGGTGCTCTTTGCGGGTGGCTGCGTGCTGTACGACACCTCGCAGATCATCCATCACTATCCGACGGACCGTCCCGCCGGCGCCGCCCTGCATCTGTTCGCGTCGATCGCGCTGATGCTGTGGTACGTGCTGCGCATCTTCATCTCGCTGGCCAGCAGCGACGACTGA
- a CDS encoding methyl-accepting chemotaxis protein, with translation MKDVSIRQRILGSFGIILGLTAIAGWLIFYDLHLVRRNMTTLETDSVPGLLVGAELRVTVEEGFLRVARHATLTEAHEIQANRERILDLRTRRDELMGTYEKLIAEPAERSRFESLKTSLEPFRMAVDAVLGTEGQPVGPAATAAALKTVDASFEQVDKALKGLTERNIAHNREIMAQVDEALARTREVLIAAFAILTLLCLLSGVLLFRSITLPLKRLIDATEVTRQGDFTRRIAMQRRDELGVVSDGFDRMIDELAALIGQVKATSLQVTTSVTQVAASAREQQATATEIASTTAEIGSTSREITATSRHLVKTMKEVAESADQSAVQASESQSALTQMGETMRNVIEATGAITAKLTVLNEKASNINQVVTTISKVADQTNLLSLNAAIEAEKAGEFGRGFAVVSSEIRRLADQTAVATFDIEQIVKEIQSAVASSVMGMDKFSEEVRRGMQEVNAVTQQLHEIINQVQALAPRFDSVNEGMQAQADGADQITQALQQLTESAQQTVQALRQSNEAIDGLNQVAITLRGGVSRFRLREEA, from the coding sequence ATGAAAGACGTGTCGATCCGTCAGCGCATTCTCGGCAGTTTCGGGATCATCCTCGGCCTCACCGCCATTGCCGGATGGCTCATCTTCTACGACCTGCACCTGGTCCGCAGGAACATGACGACTCTTGAAACCGATTCGGTGCCGGGCCTGCTTGTGGGCGCCGAACTGCGCGTGACGGTGGAGGAGGGGTTCCTTCGCGTTGCCCGACACGCCACGTTGACCGAGGCGCACGAGATACAGGCCAACCGGGAACGGATCCTTGACCTGCGCACTCGCCGGGACGAGCTGATGGGTACCTACGAGAAACTCATTGCCGAGCCAGCTGAGCGATCGCGCTTTGAGTCACTCAAGACGTCGCTGGAACCCTTCCGCATGGCCGTGGATGCGGTGCTGGGGACGGAGGGACAGCCGGTGGGCCCGGCGGCGACAGCGGCTGCGCTCAAGACCGTGGACGCCAGCTTTGAGCAAGTGGACAAGGCACTGAAGGGGCTGACCGAGCGCAACATTGCCCACAATCGCGAAATCATGGCGCAGGTGGACGAGGCGCTGGCTCGCACCCGCGAGGTGCTCATCGCGGCATTCGCGATATTGACCTTGCTGTGCCTGCTCTCAGGCGTGCTTCTGTTCCGGTCCATCACGCTGCCGCTCAAGCGTCTGATCGATGCCACGGAAGTCACGCGGCAGGGTGACTTCACCCGCCGCATCGCCATGCAGCGGCGTGATGAGCTGGGTGTGGTATCGGACGGCTTCGACCGGATGATCGACGAGCTCGCCGCCCTGATCGGGCAGGTCAAGGCGACCAGTCTCCAGGTGACCACCTCGGTGACGCAGGTGGCGGCCAGCGCGCGTGAGCAACAGGCCACCGCGACGGAAATCGCCAGTACCACGGCGGAGATCGGTTCCACATCGCGGGAGATCACCGCGACGTCCCGTCACCTGGTCAAGACGATGAAGGAAGTGGCCGAGAGTGCGGACCAATCGGCCGTCCAGGCGAGCGAAAGCCAGTCCGCGCTGACCCAGATGGGCGAAACCATGCGCAATGTCATCGAGGCGACCGGCGCGATCACGGCCAAGTTGACGGTACTCAACGAGAAGGCCAGCAACATCAACCAGGTCGTCACCACCATCAGCAAGGTGGCTGACCAGACCAACCTGCTGTCACTCAACGCCGCGATCGAAGCAGAGAAAGCCGGCGAATTCGGACGCGGATTTGCCGTGGTGTCCAGCGAGATCCGCCGGCTCGCCGACCAGACCGCCGTGGCGACGTTCGACATCGAGCAGATCGTCAAGGAGATCCAGTCCGCCGTGGCCAGCAGCGTCATGGGAATGGACAAATTCTCCGAGGAAGTCCGCCGCGGCATGCAGGAAGTCAACGCGGTCACCCAGCAGCTGCACGAGATCATCAACCAGGTGCAGGCACTCGCGCCGCGGTTCGACTCGGTCAACGAAGGCATGCAGGCGCAGGCGGACGGCGCCGACCAGATCACCCAGGCGCTGCAGCAACTGACGGAATCGGCGCAGCAGACGGTGCAGGCACTGCGCCAGTCCAACGAAGCCATTGACGGCCTCAACCAGGTGGCAATCACGCTGCGGGGTGGTGTGTCACGTTTCCGGTTGCGCGAAGAGGCGTAA
- a CDS encoding GGDEF domain-containing protein, which translates to MIRFAARVLLGLVCGLALAAPTPEDWRDDPEQGRPLIRTHLPSAFNSPTTPVGPQAFAIQPLRDGAIAVANNNGLLRLDGVSWRTWNPLDGAVLALTVARDGRAYVGGIGDMGYFDHFGGPLVSLRPHVARLGQTLGDVWVAVEAGDGIYFADLQRVYRWHDDTLSLVYGGGQEILRGAAYRNGAVVLDPGAGLIAVSAEGAYRLAGSERLMGALTCAVVAQVDGVIVACDNGELLRWDDAGTLHPLPISADAAAVLREGGVSAMANFGEKGLIVGTRRRGLVLFDRDGTARGRTGESEWRDTRIFSLLPRGKDGLWVGFDYGISLMEWPGQVSRFDRSLGLPPAVLDSVRLGDVLFAATSAGIFRLDRKGDKDAFATFSLFQLNRSTLFDLSRLGDRLLAATRDGTYLVSVAGAEKVDKRLAYAAVPLAGEPARAIAGGVDGAWLIESTAGGWSVKDLPGVRGEVRRVVEDEDGTVWIGGHYPGLYRLRPPAGQRLTAQTLAGTVLTRYDDSAGLPEGRGLPLVFPDAIAFGTSRGVYRFDAARGRFDIDGALRDVLPVSAGEVRLVASTGYNQILVAQHDQIRLLELQPNGRWAERMTPLARIPRGMPLRDIRVDPDGVVWVATNEALFRHRPAVQSSLPELPPPRILIEDAGAVAMLAPGDTRELGTAPRSLSLRLEEAFFSGVEQLRFRTRLAPLESRWSAWSDSPRQTWSHLPGGNYVLDVEVQDIFGRTVSAKNVGIAVQSPWYLRWWAWAGYAAGLVGMFMVVVRLRVRGMRRRARYLERMVRERTVALEEASVTDQLTGLRNRRYVDTALALLLPRASHGLIVALVDIDHFKRINDGFGHAAGDQVLCAVASRLRESVAQPCALFRWGGEEFLLLAQADPDARACAQLIGDVLCRVAGDPVLLGDGRGLLVTCSIGWDRMGSKASELDVALRRADTHLYMAKGRGRDRAVGSADAGMDPVDTLLRGTTSRIVLTHIGDQTVEVRRAVVARETDAPAEARRPK; encoded by the coding sequence ATGATCCGGTTTGCAGCGAGGGTCCTCCTCGGGCTTGTGTGCGGCCTGGCGCTGGCAGCGCCCACACCGGAAGACTGGCGGGACGATCCGGAGCAGGGCCGGCCACTGATCCGCACGCACCTGCCCTCGGCGTTCAATTCGCCGACAACCCCCGTCGGGCCGCAGGCGTTTGCCATCCAGCCGCTGCGTGACGGTGCCATTGCCGTGGCGAACAACAACGGCCTGCTGCGCCTGGACGGCGTCAGCTGGCGCACCTGGAATCCGCTCGACGGCGCCGTGCTGGCGCTGACGGTGGCGCGCGATGGCCGCGCCTACGTGGGTGGCATCGGCGACATGGGCTATTTCGATCATTTCGGCGGACCGCTGGTGTCGCTACGCCCGCACGTGGCGCGCCTGGGCCAGACGCTGGGCGACGTATGGGTCGCCGTGGAAGCCGGCGATGGCATCTACTTCGCCGATCTGCAGCGCGTATACCGTTGGCACGACGATACGCTGAGCCTGGTATATGGCGGCGGGCAGGAGATCCTGCGCGGCGCCGCGTACCGCAATGGTGCCGTGGTGCTCGACCCGGGCGCCGGATTGATCGCTGTTTCCGCGGAAGGGGCTTATCGCCTGGCCGGAAGCGAGCGCCTGATGGGTGCGTTGACCTGCGCGGTCGTCGCCCAGGTCGACGGGGTGATCGTCGCCTGCGACAACGGCGAGCTGCTGCGCTGGGACGACGCGGGCACGCTGCACCCGTTGCCGATCAGTGCCGACGCCGCCGCCGTCCTGCGTGAGGGCGGTGTATCGGCGATGGCCAATTTCGGCGAGAAGGGACTGATCGTCGGTACGCGCCGGCGCGGCCTGGTGCTGTTCGATCGGGACGGCACCGCGCGCGGTCGCACCGGCGAGAGCGAGTGGCGCGATACGCGGATATTCAGCCTGCTGCCACGTGGAAAGGACGGCCTGTGGGTGGGTTTCGACTACGGCATCTCGCTGATGGAATGGCCGGGTCAGGTGTCGCGTTTCGACCGCAGCCTCGGGTTGCCGCCGGCGGTGCTCGACAGTGTGCGGCTGGGCGATGTCCTGTTTGCGGCAACCAGTGCGGGAATCTTCCGGCTCGACCGGAAAGGTGACAAGGACGCGTTTGCCACCTTTTCACTATTCCAGCTCAACCGCTCGACCTTGTTCGATCTGTCGCGTCTGGGCGACCGGCTGCTGGCCGCCACGCGTGACGGAACCTACCTGGTATCCGTTGCCGGTGCGGAAAAAGTGGACAAGCGCCTGGCCTATGCCGCCGTGCCGCTGGCCGGCGAGCCGGCGCGCGCCATTGCCGGTGGGGTGGACGGCGCCTGGCTGATCGAGAGCACCGCCGGTGGGTGGTCCGTGAAAGACCTCCCCGGCGTGCGCGGCGAAGTGCGCCGCGTGGTCGAGGACGAAGACGGCACGGTCTGGATCGGCGGGCACTACCCGGGCCTGTACCGGCTGCGGCCACCGGCTGGCCAGCGCCTGACCGCCCAGACGCTGGCGGGAACGGTCCTGACGCGCTACGACGACAGCGCCGGCCTGCCCGAGGGGCGCGGGTTGCCCCTGGTATTTCCCGATGCAATCGCATTCGGTACGAGCCGCGGGGTGTATCGCTTCGACGCCGCGCGCGGCCGCTTCGACATCGACGGCGCCCTGCGCGATGTGCTGCCGGTGTCGGCGGGTGAAGTCCGCCTGGTCGCCTCTACCGGCTACAACCAGATCCTGGTCGCCCAGCACGACCAGATCCGTCTGCTCGAACTGCAGCCGAACGGACGATGGGCCGAGCGCATGACGCCGCTGGCGCGCATTCCGCGCGGGATGCCGCTGAGGGACATTCGCGTGGACCCCGACGGCGTGGTCTGGGTCGCGACCAACGAGGCGTTGTTTCGCCACCGGCCGGCTGTGCAGAGCAGCCTGCCGGAGCTGCCGCCGCCGCGGATCCTGATCGAGGACGCCGGCGCCGTCGCCATGCTCGCGCCGGGCGACACGCGCGAGCTGGGAACCGCGCCGCGCAGCCTGTCGCTGCGCCTGGAGGAAGCGTTCTTCAGTGGTGTTGAACAATTGCGGTTCCGCACACGGCTGGCGCCACTGGAATCGCGATGGAGCGCCTGGTCGGACTCGCCGCGCCAGACGTGGTCGCACCTGCCCGGTGGAAACTACGTGCTGGATGTGGAGGTGCAGGACATCTTTGGCCGTACCGTTTCGGCGAAGAATGTCGGCATTGCCGTCCAGTCGCCCTGGTACCTGCGCTGGTGGGCCTGGGCGGGCTATGCGGCCGGCCTGGTCGGTATGTTCATGGTGGTCGTGCGACTTCGCGTGCGTGGCATGCGGCGCCGTGCGCGCTATCTCGAACGCATGGTGCGCGAACGCACCGTGGCGCTGGAGGAGGCGAGCGTCACCGACCAGCTGACCGGATTACGCAATCGTCGCTATGTGGATACCGCGCTGGCACTGCTCCTGCCGCGCGCCTCGCACGGACTCATCGTCGCCCTGGTGGATATCGATCATTTCAAGCGGATCAACGACGGGTTCGGCCATGCGGCCGGCGACCAGGTCCTGTGTGCCGTGGCCAGCCGCCTGCGTGAATCGGTGGCGCAGCCCTGTGCGCTGTTTCGCTGGGGCGGCGAGGAATTTCTCCTGCTCGCACAGGCGGATCCGGATGCGCGGGCCTGTGCCCAGCTGATCGGTGACGTGCTCTGTCGCGTGGCGGGTGATCCGGTGTTGCTGGGGGATGGTCGCGGGTTGCTGGTGACCTGTTCGATCGGCTGGGATCGGATGGGGTCGAAGGCTTCGGAGCTGGATGTGGCCTTGCGGCGCGCCGACACGCACCTGTACATGGCCAAGGGGCGCGGGCGCGATCGCGCCGTCGGCAGTGCGGATGCGGGAATGGATCCGGTCGACACGCTGCTGCGAGGTACTACCTCGCGCATCGTGCTCACGCATATCGGCGACCAGACGGTCGAAGTGCGACGCGCCGTGGTGGCGCGCGAGACGGATGCACCGGCAGAAGCGCGGCGTCCCAAGTAG
- a CDS encoding putative quinol monooxygenase yields the protein MIQLALFARLEAKPGKEAEVEQFLNTGLELARQENSTPIWFALRLSPTTFGVFDAFYDEKGRQAHLNGPIAQALMAKAPDLFAVPPSIEPITVLGLKNAA from the coding sequence ATGATTCAACTCGCACTATTCGCCCGCCTCGAAGCCAAGCCCGGCAAGGAAGCCGAGGTCGAACAATTCCTCAACACCGGCCTGGAACTGGCCCGGCAGGAGAACAGCACGCCGATCTGGTTCGCCCTGCGCCTTTCGCCCACGACGTTTGGTGTCTTCGACGCCTTCTATGACGAGAAGGGTCGCCAGGCCCACCTCAATGGCCCGATCGCGCAGGCGCTCATGGCCAAGGCGCCGGACCTGTTCGCGGTGCCGCCGAGCATCGAGCCGATCACGGTGCTGGGTCTGAAGAACGCCGCCTGA
- a CDS encoding MFS transporter — protein sequence MSATTTASTRRVLFASLIGTTIEFFDFYIYATAAVLVFPTLFFPSGNDAAATLQSLATFALAFFARPVGSAVFGHFGDRIGRKATLVAALLTMGLSTVAIGLLPTYASIGIAAPLLLAVCRLGQGLGLGGEWGGAVLLATENAPPGKRSWYGMFPQLGAPIGFIASTGIFLILAAALDDQAFFAWGWRVPFLLSALLVWVGLYVRLRLTETPAFARAVANNERVRLPVATVLRHHTRRLILGTFAAMATFVLFYLMTVFALSWATSALAYPRSQFLLMQMGGVLFFGLGIPLSARLADRHGPRQVIIGASVAILLFGLTFAPLLGGGPVGAQVMLCLGFFAMGLTYGPIGTALADLFPTAVRYTGASLAFNLAGILGASLAPYIATWLAQHHGLAWVGYYLAGAATITLLALLGLERRPEELAAATAP from the coding sequence ATGTCCGCCACCACCACCGCGTCCACGCGTCGCGTCCTGTTCGCCAGCCTCATCGGTACCACGATCGAATTCTTCGATTTTTATATCTATGCAACCGCCGCGGTGCTGGTCTTTCCCACGCTGTTCTTTCCCAGCGGCAATGACGCAGCCGCGACCCTCCAGTCACTCGCGACGTTCGCGCTGGCCTTCTTCGCACGCCCGGTCGGATCGGCCGTATTCGGCCATTTCGGCGACCGGATCGGCCGCAAGGCCACCCTGGTGGCGGCGCTCCTGACCATGGGACTGTCGACCGTCGCGATCGGGCTGCTGCCCACCTACGCCAGCATCGGCATCGCAGCGCCGCTGCTGCTGGCAGTCTGCCGGCTCGGCCAGGGCCTGGGGTTGGGTGGCGAATGGGGCGGCGCGGTCCTGCTGGCAACCGAGAACGCGCCGCCGGGCAAGCGCAGCTGGTACGGCATGTTTCCCCAATTGGGCGCGCCGATCGGGTTCATCGCATCGACCGGCATTTTTCTGATACTGGCCGCGGCGCTGGATGACCAGGCGTTCTTCGCCTGGGGCTGGCGCGTGCCATTCCTGCTGAGCGCATTGCTGGTCTGGGTGGGCCTGTACGTGCGTCTGCGCCTGACCGAAACACCGGCGTTCGCCCGTGCCGTCGCCAACAATGAACGCGTGCGGCTGCCGGTGGCCACGGTCCTGCGCCACCACACGCGCCGGCTGATCCTGGGCACGTTCGCGGCGATGGCCACGTTCGTCCTTTTCTACCTGATGACCGTATTCGCGCTCAGCTGGGCGACGTCGGCGCTGGCCTATCCGCGCTCGCAGTTCCTGCTGATGCAGATGGGGGGCGTGCTGTTCTTCGGCCTGGGCATTCCGCTTTCGGCGCGGCTGGCGGATCGCCACGGTCCGCGCCAGGTCATCATCGGCGCGTCGGTGGCCATACTCCTGTTCGGTCTCACCTTCGCACCGCTGCTCGGCGGCGGCCCGGTCGGCGCCCAGGTCATGCTATGCCTCGGCTTTTTCGCGATGGGTCTGACCTATGGCCCGATCGGCACCGCCCTGGCCGACCTCTTCCCCACTGCCGTCCGCTATACCGGTGCTTCGCTCGCCTTCAATCTCGCCGGGATCCTCGGTGCGTCGCTGGCGCCCTACATTGCGACGTGGCTGGCCCAGCACCATGGTCTGGCCTGGGTCGGCTACTATCTGGCGGGTGCGGCGACGATCACCCTGCTCGCACTGCTGGGACTGGAGCGGCGCCCCGAGGAGCTGGCTGCCGCCACGGCACCCTGA
- a CDS encoding DUF3592 domain-containing protein produces MLGKLKMFLIIAALIIGGPLFIVAGFNESKKMKAMDDHGKTAEAVVESVEWKRKRGSDRSFTVNVQFETEDKQRITKNNLSVSTELGKQLRDGGDNATVQVKYLPEDPHTVIMADHKDNSGFMYGAGAVAFLVGVGILVYRLRKRGEPEAQPA; encoded by the coding sequence ATGCTGGGCAAACTGAAGATGTTCCTGATCATTGCGGCGCTGATCATTGGCGGCCCGCTGTTTATCGTCGCCGGATTCAACGAATCCAAGAAAATGAAGGCGATGGACGACCACGGCAAGACCGCCGAAGCGGTTGTCGAATCGGTCGAATGGAAGCGCAAGCGCGGCAGTGACCGGTCCTTCACCGTCAACGTGCAGTTTGAGACCGAAGACAAGCAGCGTATCACCAAGAACAACCTGTCCGTCTCCACGGAGCTGGGCAAACAGCTGCGCGATGGCGGCGATAACGCCACCGTGCAGGTGAAGTACCTGCCGGAAGACCCGCACACCGTGATCATGGCCGATCACAAGGACAACTCGGGTTTCATGTACGGTGCTGGCGCCGTGGCCTTCCTGGTCGGCGTGGGCATTCTGGTGTACCGCCTGCGCAAGCGCGGCGAGCCGGAAGCGCAGCCCGCCTGA
- a CDS encoding MAPEG family protein produces the protein MLAHLPSLVVALTVFLLFGTVFMVGRARVRHGIKAPATSGHPDFDRVFRVQMNTLENAVAFLPSLWLATTYGSHAIAGIAGLVWVLARVWYAVTYAQDAAKRGPAFLVSMVALAVVLGTGVFGLLRAMIG, from the coding sequence ATGCTCGCGCACTTGCCCTCCCTGGTGGTCGCCCTGACTGTCTTCCTGCTTTTCGGCACGGTCTTCATGGTCGGCCGCGCCCGTGTCCGCCACGGCATCAAGGCGCCGGCGACCTCCGGGCATCCGGACTTCGATCGGGTCTTCCGGGTGCAGATGAACACCCTGGAGAATGCGGTGGCCTTTCTCCCCTCGCTCTGGCTTGCCACGACCTACGGCAGCCACGCGATTGCAGGCATCGCGGGCCTGGTCTGGGTACTGGCGCGCGTCTGGTATGCCGTCACCTACGCCCAGGATGCGGCCAAGCGCGGCCCGGCCTTTCTGGTCAGCATGGTGGCCCTGGCCGTGGTGCTGGGGACGGGCGTGTTCGGCCTGCTCCGGGCCATGATTGGCTGA
- a CDS encoding RidA family protein codes for MIQRHDVGPRMSEATVHNGTIYLAGQVADDPTQDIQGQTRQVLGAIDELLERCGSDKSKILRAEIFITDLSEFAAMNAVWDAWVVPGHTPARATVQAALAKPEWKIEIVVTAAV; via the coding sequence CCAGCGCCACGATGTCGGCCCGCGTATGTCCGAAGCCACCGTCCACAACGGAACGATCTACCTCGCCGGCCAGGTTGCCGATGACCCGACCCAGGATATCCAGGGCCAGACACGCCAGGTGCTCGGCGCCATCGACGAACTGCTCGAGCGCTGCGGCAGCGACAAGTCGAAAATCCTGCGCGCCGAGATCTTCATCACTGACCTTTCCGAATTCGCCGCGATGAACGCCGTGTGGGACGCCTGGGTGGTACCGGGCCACACGCCGGCGCGCGCGACGGTGCAGGCCGCGCTGGCCAAGCCGGAATGGAAGATCGAGATCGTCGTCACTGCGGCGGTCTGA